Proteins from one Listeria innocua genomic window:
- the rimP gene encoding ribosome maturation factor RimP yields the protein MSKVLEQVEAIVAPITDELQLELVDIAFEKEGPNWFLRIFIDKDGGVDIDECAAVSEKVSEKMDESDPITQNYFLEVSSPGAERPLKKEQDFENAVGKYVHVTSYEPIDGRKMWEGTLVSYDGTTLVITITDKTRKITCEIPKDKVAKARLAIQF from the coding sequence ATGAGTAAAGTACTAGAACAAGTAGAAGCAATTGTTGCGCCAATCACGGATGAACTTCAATTGGAGCTTGTAGACATTGCGTTTGAAAAAGAAGGTCCAAACTGGTTTTTGCGAATTTTTATTGATAAAGATGGTGGCGTGGACATTGATGAATGCGCAGCTGTAAGTGAAAAAGTTAGCGAAAAAATGGATGAATCTGACCCAATTACACAAAATTACTTTTTGGAAGTTTCATCACCAGGGGCTGAACGTCCGCTGAAGAAAGAGCAAGATTTTGAAAATGCGGTAGGTAAATATGTCCATGTGACTTCTTATGAACCAATTGATGGTCGTAAAATGTGGGAAGGGACGCTTGTTAGTTATGACGGCACGACACTTGTCATTACTATCACAGATAAAACACGCAAAATCACTTGTGAAATTCCAAAAGACAAAGTAGCCAAAGCAAGACTCGCAATTCAATTTTAA
- the nusA gene encoding transcription termination factor NusA, translated as MSTELLDALHVLEHDKGISREVLVEAIEAALTSAYKRNFKDAQNVRVDLNMENGSIRVLARKEAVEQVFDSRLEISMEEAHKLNPVYKPGDVVELEVTPKDFGRIAAQTAKQVVTQRVREAERGIIYDEFIDREDDIMTGIVERQDSRFIYVNLGKIEAILSQNEQMPNETYHAHDRIKVYLTKVEKTTKGPQIFVSRTHPGLLKRLFEMEVPEIYDGVVEIKSVAREAGDRSKISVYTANEEVDPVGACVGPKGARVQTIVNELKGEKIDIVEWSEDPFTFVANALSPSKVLDVIVNEADQATTVIVPDYQLSLAIGKRGQNARLAAKLTGWKIDIKSETVATELGIYPRNDVEAPVVEEAESETFTEDEE; from the coding sequence ATGAGCACAGAATTATTAGATGCTCTTCATGTGTTAGAACATGATAAAGGTATTTCAAGAGAGGTTTTAGTGGAAGCGATTGAAGCTGCTCTTACTTCTGCATATAAACGAAATTTCAAAGATGCACAAAACGTACGCGTAGATTTAAATATGGAAAACGGTTCTATCCGTGTATTAGCTAGAAAAGAAGCGGTAGAGCAAGTATTTGACTCTCGTCTTGAGATTTCGATGGAAGAAGCGCACAAACTGAATCCAGTATACAAACCAGGTGACGTCGTGGAACTTGAAGTAACACCGAAAGATTTTGGACGTATCGCTGCTCAAACAGCGAAACAAGTCGTTACTCAGCGTGTTCGTGAAGCGGAACGTGGCATCATTTATGATGAGTTCATCGACCGTGAAGATGATATTATGACTGGTATTGTTGAACGTCAAGATTCTCGTTTTATCTATGTAAACCTTGGTAAAATCGAAGCCATTTTATCTCAAAACGAACAAATGCCAAACGAAACTTATCATGCACATGACCGCATTAAAGTGTATTTAACAAAAGTAGAAAAGACTACAAAAGGACCACAAATCTTTGTATCCCGTACACATCCGGGCTTACTTAAACGTCTTTTTGAAATGGAAGTACCTGAAATTTATGATGGCGTTGTAGAAATCAAATCAGTTGCTCGTGAAGCTGGAGATCGTTCAAAAATCTCTGTTTACACAGCAAATGAAGAAGTGGACCCAGTTGGTGCATGTGTAGGACCAAAAGGCGCACGTGTCCAAACTATCGTCAATGAACTTAAAGGCGAAAAAATCGATATCGTTGAATGGTCAGAAGATCCTTTCACATTCGTAGCCAATGCTCTTAGCCCTTCAAAAGTGCTAGATGTTATTGTAAACGAAGCAGACCAAGCTACAACCGTTATCGTACCGGATTATCAGTTATCACTTGCAATTGGTAAACGTGGTCAAAATGCCCGTTTAGCAGCGAAATTAACTGGCTGGAAAATCGATATTAAAAGCGAAACAGTTGCAACTGAACTAGGTATCTACCCTCGTAATGACGTAGAAGCACCTGTTGTTGAAGAAGCAGAGAGCGAAACTTTTACAGAAGATGAAGAGTAA
- the rnpM gene encoding RNase P modulator RnpM, producing the protein MRNKKIPLRKCIITGERLPKGELLRIAYSKDGALTIDPTGKAPGRGFYIVKNVEACEKAKKKNAIFHQLKMPEQESFYDELIAYVKTLEEPTNG; encoded by the coding sequence ATGCGTAATAAAAAAATCCCCCTTCGAAAATGTATTATTACCGGTGAACGCTTGCCAAAAGGCGAACTTCTTCGTATTGCGTATTCGAAAGACGGAGCGCTTACGATAGATCCTACTGGAAAAGCCCCTGGACGTGGTTTTTACATTGTTAAAAATGTAGAAGCTTGTGAAAAAGCGAAAAAGAAAAACGCTATTTTTCATCAACTAAAAATGCCGGAACAAGAGTCCTTTTATGATGAGCTAATTGCTTATGTGAAGACTCTCGAGGAACCAACTAATGGATAA
- a CDS encoding YlxQ family RNA-binding protein: MDKKALSLLGLANRARKITTGEELVLKAVRNGKAKLVLISEDISEKTEKTIRNKCEYYNVVVKKAGTREMIGGAIGKDTRAIVAILDKGFANKLAELLG; the protein is encoded by the coding sequence ATGGATAAAAAAGCACTTTCCTTATTAGGCCTTGCTAACCGAGCACGTAAAATTACCACTGGTGAAGAATTAGTACTAAAAGCAGTTAGAAATGGGAAAGCGAAACTCGTTCTCATTTCAGAAGATATATCCGAAAAAACCGAGAAAACAATCCGCAACAAGTGTGAATACTACAATGTTGTCGTGAAAAAGGCCGGTACCCGGGAAATGATAGGGGGTGCAATCGGCAAAGATACACGTGCAATAGTTGCAATACTTGATAAAGGATTTGCTAATAAGTTAGCAGAATTACTCGGTTGA
- the infB gene encoding translation initiation factor IF-2: protein MSKVRVYEYAKEHQVSSKKVIEALKDLGIEVANHMSTINENALRQLDNAIDGTNKKAEAPKKETTSNENGNSKGPNKPNMTNSNEKSNKPNKPAGQANKPATANKSHGAKPATNKPANTSNQTQSSGNKQPAGGQKRNNNNNSNRPGGGNPNRPGGNNRPNRGGNFNNKGRNTKKKGKLNHSTVPPTPPKPKELPEKIVFSESLTVAELAKKLYREPSELIKKLFMLGVVATINQSLDKDAIELICDDYGVQVEEEIKVDVTDLDVYFENELNEAVDESKLVERPPVVTIMGHVDHGKTTLLDSLRNTKVTLGEAGGITQHIGAYQLEIHDKKITFLDTPGHAAFTAMRARGAQITDITILVVAADDGVMPQTIEAINHAKAAGMPIIVAVNKIDKPQANPDRVMQELTEYELVPEAWGGDTIFAPISAKFGEGLENLLDMILLVSEVEELKANPDRRAIGSVIEAELDKGRGPVATLLVQDGTLNIGDPIVVGNTFGRVRAMVNDLGRRVKKVGPSTPVEITGLNDVPQAGDRFVVFEDEKTARNIGETRASRALVAQRSATNRVSLDNLFEHMKAGEMKEVNVIIKADVQGSVEALAASLRKIDVEGVNVKIIHTAVGAINESDITLAAASNAIIIGFNVRPTTQAREAAENESVDIRLHRVIYKAIDEIEAAMKGMLDPEFQEKIIGQAQVRQTINVSKVGTIAGCYVTDGKITRDSGVRIIRDGIVVFEGEIATLKRFKDDAKEVAKGYECGITVQNFNDIKEDDVIEAYVMEEIERK from the coding sequence ATGAGTAAAGTTCGTGTATATGAATATGCAAAAGAACATCAAGTATCAAGTAAAAAAGTCATTGAAGCATTAAAAGACTTAGGTATTGAAGTGGCAAACCATATGTCCACTATTAATGAAAATGCGTTAAGACAATTAGATAATGCTATTGATGGTACAAATAAAAAAGCCGAAGCACCCAAGAAAGAAACTACTAGCAACGAAAATGGAAATAGTAAGGGGCCAAACAAACCAAATATGACAAATAGTAATGAAAAGTCGAATAAACCAAATAAACCAGCAGGACAAGCTAATAAACCAGCAACTGCAAACAAAAGCCACGGTGCAAAACCAGCGACAAATAAACCAGCAAACACAAGTAATCAGACACAATCAAGCGGCAATAAGCAACCAGCTGGCGGACAAAAACGCAACAACAATAACAACAGTAATCGTCCAGGCGGCGGCAATCCAAACCGTCCAGGCGGCAACAATCGTCCGAATCGTGGCGGCAATTTTAACAATAAGGGCCGTAACACGAAGAAAAAAGGTAAATTAAACCACAGTACAGTACCTCCAACGCCGCCGAAACCAAAAGAACTTCCTGAAAAAATCGTTTTCAGCGAATCTCTAACAGTAGCGGAATTAGCTAAAAAATTATATAGAGAACCATCTGAACTAATCAAAAAACTATTTATGCTTGGTGTTGTTGCAACAATTAACCAATCATTAGATAAAGATGCAATCGAATTAATTTGTGATGATTACGGTGTGCAAGTAGAAGAAGAAATCAAAGTCGATGTAACAGACTTAGATGTTTACTTTGAAAATGAACTAAATGAAGCTGTTGACGAGTCTAAACTTGTTGAACGCCCACCAGTTGTTACGATTATGGGTCACGTTGACCATGGTAAAACAACTTTACTAGATTCCCTTCGTAATACAAAAGTTACTTTAGGAGAAGCTGGTGGTATCACACAACATATTGGTGCTTATCAACTAGAAATTCACGATAAAAAAATTACTTTCCTAGATACTCCAGGACATGCTGCGTTTACAGCAATGCGTGCTCGTGGTGCGCAAATCACGGATATTACGATTTTAGTTGTAGCAGCAGATGATGGTGTTATGCCACAAACAATTGAAGCAATCAACCACGCGAAAGCTGCGGGAATGCCGATTATTGTTGCTGTTAATAAAATTGATAAACCACAAGCAAATCCAGACCGCGTAATGCAAGAATTAACTGAGTATGAATTAGTTCCAGAAGCTTGGGGCGGCGATACTATTTTCGCACCAATCTCAGCTAAATTTGGTGAAGGTCTTGAGAACTTGTTAGATATGATTTTACTTGTTTCTGAAGTAGAAGAATTAAAAGCAAATCCAGATCGTCGTGCAATTGGTTCTGTTATTGAAGCAGAACTTGATAAAGGCCGTGGTCCAGTTGCGACTTTACTAGTACAAGATGGAACGCTTAATATCGGGGATCCAATCGTTGTAGGGAATACTTTTGGTCGTGTTCGTGCCATGGTTAATGACTTAGGCCGCCGCGTGAAAAAAGTTGGACCTAGTACACCAGTTGAAATCACTGGATTAAATGATGTGCCACAAGCTGGCGATCGCTTCGTTGTTTTTGAAGATGAAAAAACAGCAAGAAACATCGGGGAAACTCGCGCAAGTCGCGCACTTGTAGCTCAACGTTCAGCAACAAACCGCGTAAGTTTAGATAACTTATTTGAACATATGAAAGCTGGCGAAATGAAAGAAGTTAACGTTATTATCAAAGCAGACGTTCAAGGTTCTGTAGAGGCCCTTGCTGCGTCACTTCGCAAAATTGACGTAGAAGGCGTTAACGTTAAAATTATTCATACTGCCGTTGGTGCAATCAATGAATCAGATATTACTCTAGCTGCAGCTTCTAATGCAATTATTATCGGATTTAACGTTCGTCCAACAACACAAGCTCGTGAAGCAGCGGAAAACGAAAGTGTAGATATTCGTTTACACCGTGTTATTTATAAAGCAATTGATGAAATTGAAGCAGCGATGAAAGGTATGCTTGACCCAGAATTCCAAGAAAAAATTATTGGTCAAGCGCAAGTTCGTCAAACAATCAATGTTTCTAAAGTGGGTACAATTGCTGGCTGTTACGTAACAGATGGTAAAATAACTCGTGATAGTGGCGTTCGTATTATCCGTGACGGAATCGTTGTTTTTGAAGGCGAAATTGCAACACTTAAACGCTTTAAAGATGATGCGAAAGAAGTAGCAAAAGGTTACGAATGTGGTATTACAGTTCAAAACTTCAACGATATTAAAGAAGACGATGTAATCGAAGCATACGTTATGGAAGAAATTGAAAGAAAATGA
- a CDS encoding DUF503 domain-containing protein, translating to MIQSVISEFFMQEPQNLKEKRAILQRILTRTKQKFNISIAETDYQDLWQRTEISFAVVSASHIQAEKEAREVLAFLDSFPEWERAETVMEKL from the coding sequence ATGATTCAATCAGTTATTAGTGAATTTTTCATGCAGGAACCACAAAACCTCAAAGAAAAACGCGCTATACTGCAACGAATTTTAACGAGAACAAAGCAAAAATTCAATATCTCCATTGCTGAAACAGATTATCAGGATTTATGGCAGCGAACTGAAATTAGCTTTGCTGTTGTATCCGCCTCGCATATCCAAGCTGAAAAAGAAGCTAGAGAAGTACTTGCTTTCCTAGATTCTTTTCCAGAGTGGGAGCGAGCTGAGACAGTAATGGAGAAGTTATAA
- the rbfA gene encoding 30S ribosome-binding factor RbfA has protein sequence MNVRANRVSEQMKKELGDILNRKIKDPRLGFVTVTGVDVTGDLQEAKVFISILGTDKEKENTLLALEKAHGFIRSEIGRRIRLRKVPEMSFEIDNSIAYGNRIDELLRDLNNDQ, from the coding sequence TTGAACGTACGAGCAAATCGTGTCAGTGAACAAATGAAAAAAGAATTGGGCGATATTTTAAATCGTAAAATCAAAGACCCTCGCTTAGGTTTTGTTACTGTAACGGGAGTAGATGTTACTGGGGACTTACAAGAAGCTAAGGTGTTCATTTCCATTCTTGGTACCGATAAGGAAAAAGAAAATACGTTACTCGCACTTGAGAAAGCGCATGGCTTTATCCGCTCTGAAATCGGTCGCCGTATTCGACTTCGTAAAGTTCCAGAAATGTCTTTTGAAATAGATAATTCCATCGCTTACGGAAATCGAATCGATGAATTGCTTCGTGACTTAAATAACGATCAATAA